In Fusobacterium massiliense, a single window of DNA contains:
- the nrdD gene encoding anaerobic ribonucleoside-triphosphate reductase: MKRVIKRDGEIVAFDSSRIENAIKKAFEKNSKEPNLKLIEKIANQIDNMEQKILSVEEIQDIVVKKLMASSEKDIAMDYQSYRTIKTEIREKEKGIYRQIAELVDASNEKLLSENANKDAKTISVQRDLLAGISSRDYYLNKIVPKHIKLAHIKGEIHLHDLDYLLFRETNCELVNIETMLSGGCNIGNAKMLEPNSVDVAVGHIVQIIASVSSNTFGGCSIPYLDRALVKYIKKTFKKHFLRGIKYIDNLSEEEIENLKDKNIEYSNQELKNKYPRTFAYTVDMTEESVKQAMQGLEYEINSLSTVNGQTPFTTIGIGTEISWEGRLVQKYVFKTRMAGFGAKKETAIFPKIVYAMCEDLNLNEGDPNWDISQLAFECMTKSIYPDILFITKEQLKEETVVYPMGCRAFLSPWKDEKGKEKYAGRFNIGATTINLPRIAIKNRGNEKEFYKELDRVLEICKDNSIFRAHYLENTTAEVAPILWMSGALAEKNAKETIKDLIWGGYSTVSIGYIGLSEVSQLLYGKDFSESEEIYEKTFNILKYISEKVEEYKKTYNLGFALYGTPSESLCDRFARVDKSEFGDIKGITDKGYYDNSFHVSSRINISPFEKLRMEALGHKYSKGGHISYIETDSLTKNLEAIPDILRYAKNVGIHYMGINQPVDKCHICGFKGEFTATKDGFTCPQCGNHDGNEMSVIRRVCGYLSQPNARPFNKGKQEEIMHRVKHS, translated from the coding sequence ATGAAAAGAGTAATTAAAAGAGATGGGGAAATAGTTGCATTTGATAGTAGTAGAATTGAGAATGCAATAAAAAAAGCTTTTGAAAAAAATTCAAAAGAACCTAATTTAAAATTGATTGAAAAAATAGCAAATCAAATTGATAATATGGAACAAAAAATATTATCGGTTGAAGAAATTCAAGATATCGTTGTTAAAAAATTAATGGCTTCTTCTGAAAAAGATATTGCTATGGACTATCAAAGTTATAGAACGATAAAGACTGAAATTAGAGAAAAAGAAAAAGGTATATACAGACAGATTGCAGAATTAGTTGATGCTTCAAATGAAAAACTTTTATCTGAGAATGCTAATAAAGATGCTAAGACAATATCAGTTCAAAGAGATTTATTAGCCGGGATATCATCAAGAGACTACTACTTAAATAAAATAGTACCTAAACATATAAAATTAGCTCATATTAAAGGGGAAATACATCTTCATGACTTAGATTATCTTTTATTCAGAGAAACTAATTGTGAACTTGTAAATATAGAAACTATGCTAAGTGGTGGATGTAATATAGGAAATGCAAAAATGCTTGAGCCAAATTCGGTTGATGTTGCAGTTGGACATATAGTACAAATTATAGCTTCTGTATCATCTAATACTTTTGGAGGCTGTTCAATTCCATATTTAGATAGAGCTTTAGTAAAGTATATAAAAAAAACCTTTAAGAAACATTTTTTAAGAGGAATAAAATATATAGATAATTTAAGTGAAGAAGAAATAGAAAATTTAAAAGACAAAAATATAGAGTATTCAAATCAAGAATTAAAAAATAAATATCCGAGAACCTTTGCTTATACAGTTGATATGACAGAAGAATCAGTAAAACAAGCAATGCAAGGACTTGAATACGAGATAAACTCTTTATCAACAGTAAATGGACAAACTCCTTTTACAACAATAGGAATAGGAACTGAGATATCATGGGAAGGAAGATTAGTTCAAAAATATGTTTTTAAGACTAGAATGGCAGGTTTTGGAGCTAAAAAAGAAACTGCTATATTTCCTAAAATAGTTTATGCAATGTGTGAAGATTTAAATTTAAATGAGGGAGATCCTAACTGGGATATTTCACAACTTGCCTTTGAATGTATGACTAAATCAATTTATCCAGATATTTTATTTATTACAAAAGAACAGTTAAAAGAAGAAACAGTGGTTTATCCTATGGGGTGTAGAGCCTTTTTATCTCCTTGGAAAGATGAAAAGGGGAAAGAAAAATATGCTGGAAGATTTAATATAGGAGCAACAACTATAAATTTACCAAGGATTGCAATAAAAAATAGAGGGAATGAAAAAGAATTTTACAAAGAGTTAGATAGAGTTTTAGAAATTTGCAAAGATAATTCTATTTTTAGAGCACATTATTTAGAAAATACTACGGCAGAAGTAGCTCCAATACTTTGGATGTCTGGGGCATTGGCTGAAAAAAATGCAAAAGAGACTATTAAAGATTTGATATGGGGAGGATATTCAACTGTATCAATTGGTTATATTGGTTTAAGTGAAGTATCTCAACTTTTATATGGAAAAGATTTTTCTGAATCAGAAGAAATTTATGAAAAGACATTTAATATACTAAAATATATTTCAGAAAAAGTTGAAGAATATAAAAAAACATATAATTTAGGTTTTGCATTATATGGAACTCCCTCAGAATCTCTATGTGATAGATTTGCAAGAGTGGATAAATCTGAATTTGGGGATATTAAAGGCATCACAGATAAAGGATACTATGATAATTCTTTCCATGTATCTTCAAGAATTAATATTAGTCCTTTTGAAAAATTAAGAATGGAAGCACTGGGGCATAAATATTCAAAGGGAGGACACATAAGTTATATAGAAACAGATTCTTTAACTAAAAACTTAGAAGCTATACCAGATATTTTAAGATATGCAAAAAATGTTGGGATACATTATATGGGGATAAATCAACCTGTTGATAAGTGTCATATATGTGGATTTAAAGGAGAATTTACAGCAACAAAAGATGGCTTCACTTGTCCACAATGTGGAAATCATGATGGAAATGAAATGAGTGTAATAAGGAGAGTATGTGGATATCTATCTCAACCTAATGCTAGACCTTTTAATAAAGGTAAACAAGAGGAAATAATGCATAGAGTAAAACACAGTTAA